A stretch of Komagataella phaffii GS115 chromosome 2, complete sequence DNA encodes these proteins:
- a CDS encoding 5-aminolevulinate synthase, catalyzes the first step in the heme biosynthetic pathway, with protein sequence MEFVARQSMNACPFVRSTSTHHLKKLAANSSLAATASHCPVVGPALQQQRYYSQPSKPAQAQTSDIATGIKKDVSPIRMDSNETAFDYNGMYESDLANKRKDNSYRYFNNINRLAKEFPKAHRQTEDDKVTVWCSNDYLGMGRHPEIIKTMKATMDKYGSGAGGTRNIAGHNHAAINLESELACLNKKEAALVFSSCFIANDAIISLLGQKIKNLVIFSDQSNHASMILGVRNSKAKKHIFKHNNLKDLESQLAQYPKSTPKLIAFESVYSMCGSVAPIEKICDLAKRYGALTFLDEVHAVGMYGPHGQGVAEHLDFDLHLQSGIASPSVVDKRTILDRVDMITGTCGKSFGTVGGYVAGSANLIDWLRSYAPGFIFTTTLPPAIMAGTATSVRIVRADIEARIKQQLNTRYVKDSFENLGIPVIPNPSHIVPVLVGNAADAKKASDMLMNKHRIYVQAINYPTVPVGEERLRITPTPGHGKEICDQLISAVDDVFTELNLPRINKWQSQGGHCGVGDANYVPEPNLWTQDQLSLTNQDLHSNVHNPVIEQIETSSGVRL encoded by the coding sequence ATGGAGTTTGTCGCCCGTCAGTCCATGAATGCCTGTCCCTTTGTCAGGTCAACTTCTACCCaccatttgaagaagttggcAGCAAACAGTTCTCTAGCTGCTACTGCTAGTCATTGTCCCGTGGTTGGCCCTGCTCTCCAACAGCAGAGATACTACTCTCAACCTTCCAAGCCAGCCCAAGCCCAAACCTCCGACATTGCTACTGGGATCAAGAAGGATGTTTCTCCGATCCGTATGGACTCTAATGAAACCGCCTTTGATTACAATGGAATGTATGAGTCTGATCTTGCGAATAAACGTAAAGATAACTCGTATCGTTATTTCAATAACATCAACCGTCTAGCCAAGGAGTTTCCCAAGGCACATCGCCAGACCGAAGATGACAAGGTGACCGTCTGGTGCTCTAACGACTACTTAGGAATGGGTAGGCATCCTGAGATTATCAAAACCATGAAGGCTACCATGGACAAGTACGGTTCCGGAGCAGGAGGAACTAGGAACATTGCAGGTCATAACCACGCCGCTATCAATTTGGAAAGCGAGTTGGCTTGCTTGAACAAGAAGGAAGCGGCTCTGGTGTTTTCATCATGTTTCATAGCTAACGATGCAATCATCTCGTTGTTGGGacaaaaaatcaaaaatttgGTCATTTTCTCTGACCAGTCGAATCATGCTTCCATGATATTGGGTGTGCGTAACTCCAAAGCGAAGAAGCACATCTTCAAGCACAACAATTTGAAGGATCTGGAGTCGCAGTTAGCTCAGTACCCCAAGTCGACTCCTAAACTGATCGCCTTCGAGTCAGTTTACTCTATGTGTGGATCTGTGGCTCCCATTGAGAAGATTTGCGATTTGGCTAAAAGGTACGGTGCCCTCACCTTCTTGGATGAAGTTCATGCTGTTGGAATGTATGGTCCTCATGGACAGGGTGTAGCTGAGCATTTGGACTTTGATCTGCATTTACAGTCTGGAATCGCCAGTCCTAGCGTGGTGGACAAACGCACCATATTGGATCGTGTCGACATGATTACTGGTACTTGCGGAAAGTCATTTGGTACTGTTGGAGGTTACGTTGCTGGTAGTGCCAACCTAATTGATTGGTTAAGATCCTATGCGCCAGGTTTCATTTTCACTACCACACTTCCTCCTGCTATCATGGCTGGTACAGCCACTTCTGTTCGTATTGTTAGGGCCGACATTGAGGCCCGTATCAAGCAACAGCTTAATACTCGCTACGTCAAAGACTCATTTGAAAACCTTGGTATTCCAGTCATTCCAAACCCAAGTCACATTGTTCCTGTTCTAGTTGGAAATGCTGCAGATGCCAAGAAGGCATCCGATATGTTAATGAACAAACACCGTATTTATGTTCAAGCTATTAACTACCCTACTGTGCCTGTCGGTGAAGAACGACTAAGGATTACTCCTACTCCAGGTCATGGAAAGGAGATTTGTGACCAGCTGATCAGCGCTGTCGACGATGTTTTTACTGAGCTTAATTTACCAAGAATCAACAAATGGCAGTCCCAAGGTGGTCATTGCGGTGTTGGTGATGCTAATTACGTACCAGAACCCAATCTGTGGACTCAGGACCAGCTCAGCTTGACAAACCAAGACTTGCACTCCAATGTGCACAACCCAGTGATTGAGCAGATCGAAACCTCATCAGGAGTCAGATTGTAG
- a CDS encoding PEX19; peroxisomal biogenesis protein, with amino-acid sequence MSSEDELDDLLDEFQDEMLSREPGSAMAENTQEAASSSDLKDLSEQEIEQKIQENFENMLSEMASVDPKTSSELQNFIKDLEGSATPSSTKDKKDFKSVISETVNKIRDGGDKIDEQIKSEQPDELLSQLLKNLDIGDLGDLLNDEGGDGNDNIGKMLVEMLDQLSSKKILYEPIKELYDKYPAWLEAHKTDEKISKEEFSNYQNQYSIVTLIVERFDKQNYDDNNTEDKEFISTKLEELQELGMPPTELANQDLMKIPGFGDGDGGVGGLDQLDGLQGLQDQDLPEDLSKELDETCKQQ; translated from the coding sequence ATGAGTAGCGAGGACGAACTAGATGATCTGCTGGATGAGTTTCAAGATGAGATGCTCAGCAGGGAGCCCGGGTCCGCAATGGCAGAGAACACCCAGGAGGCGGCTTCAAGCTCCGACTTGAAAGATCTTAGTGAACAAGAGATAGAGCAGAAAATACAAGAGAACTTTGAGAATATGCTAAGCGAAATGGCTAGTGTAGATCCTAAAACCTCCTCTGAACTGCAGAATTTCATAAAAGATCTTGAAGGATCTGCCACTCCATCATCAACGAAAGACAAGAAGGATTTCAAATCGGTAATATCAGAAACTGTCAATAAGATCAGAGATGGAGGAgataaaattgatgaacAGATTAAAAGTGAACAGCCAGACGAACTTTTATCGCAGCTTTTAAAGAATTTGGATATCGGAGATCTGGGAGACTTGCTTAACGATGAAGGTGGAGATGGAAATGACAACATAGGCAAGATGCTAGTGGAAATGTTAGACCagctttcttcaaaaaagataTTATACGAGCCAATAAAGGAGCTGTACGATAAGTATCCTGCTTGGCTGGAAGCTCATAAAActgatgaaaaaatctcCAAGGAAGAGTTTTCTAATTATCAGAATCAATATAGTATTGTGACGCTCATCGTGGAGAGGTTTGACAAACAAAACTATGATGACAACAATACTGAAGACAAGGAATTCATCTCTACGAAGTTAGAAGAGTTGCAAGAGCTGGGCATGCCGCCCACAGAGCTTGCGAATCAGGATCTAATGAAGATACCAGGGTTTGGCGATGGCGATGGCGGGGTGGGAGGTCTAGATCAATTAGATGGATTACAAGGCCTGCAGGACCAGGACCTCCCGGAGGATTTGAGCAAGGAATTGGATGAGACTTGTAAACAGCAGTGA
- a CDS encoding Putative positive regulator of mannosylphosphate transferase (Mnn6p) gives MSGNPFLFSPSNFDFSGLDHYRSTDKDHLALDVLDYDKNHFFSRNSPSLKSRIHFYRHKLTTRKQIGLFSGRLKLFVLALFVLITFSAIHIPIPFSLDILGSHVKYLPLREKVDPEEALHLHGLDLSVAELPFFNDDMMSEFNYDPRLPTALILKLVLDHISVRNGTFDAKFKVPFNWKLWVDLHSRLVPSNSWYNRFRLPSGRFETCDEFKRFFGITKNHFGTDLDNCVDIEYDTPEGYPKFKVLHAEDKALPYEARIIYGASYLYHEAQNPKRLIFLGLGKSNESLILPVEANDSSNLMQFNHEYARSFNDQPFVSLEELVKKVSLTLNLNSDKVLPINELDVIKDTPRLMNHNNQGLSIDKSSFQWDLERELQLLEHRTSQVNDVEGLDAGIYSTIQCEMRSMYDFSKYFHESKVSGKYLPSGEHYDWRFFNGFYLSQQENLAVLHRLGRAWLRFSRAAGLHTWIAHGTLLGWYWNGLILPWDQDLDVQMTVQSLYLLGRNFNSSLVTDVSIEDGYSSALGHYYIDVGSSFFVRDKLNGNNAIDARFVDTETGLYVDITALAFTDHLKLKLTTKEKVELQKVMDPNVKEKLQWIKNKYSTATLPGVIETDRNKVSDALEKQFHDFKFDNFVNKELFHCRNNHFYKYGEVGRLRSTMFEGVPALIPFEFESILKREYPKGLTLKHFSNHFWDPVNRLWVPEKKKKIRHIEFSLTKEVTESHKKELAQIHGNETGITSDFAYSPFRIDPWLSRYRKKMTRSQ, from the coding sequence ATGAGTGGCAATCCTTTTCTGTTCtctccttcaaattttgacttttctgGTTTGGATCATTATAGATCCACTGATAAAGATCACTTAGCTCTAGATGTTCTCGATTATGACAAAAATCACTTCTTCTCCAGAAACTCCCCCAGTTTGAAATCTCGTATTCACTTTTATCGACATAAATTGACCACTAGAAAGCAAATTGGACTTTTCAGCGGCAGACTGAAGCTTTTTGTGCTTGCTCTCTTTGTGTTGATCACATTTTCTGCAATCCACATTCCAATccctttctctttggataTTCTAGGTTCCCATGTCAAATACCTGCCCTTACGAGAGAAAGTCGATCCGGAAGAGGCACTCCATCTGCACGGACTGGATCTCTCGGTAGCAGAGCTAccttttttcaatgatgaCATGATGTCTGAATTTAACTACGATCCTAGACTACCCACCgctttgattttgaagttAGTGTTAGATCATATAAGTGTGCGTAATGGAACGTTTGATGCTAAGTTTAAGGTCCCCTTTAACTGGAAACTTTGGGTGGATTTGCATTCAAGGTTAGTTCCATCTAATAGTTGGTATAATCGATTTCGATTACCCTCAGGTCGTTTCGAAACATGCGATGAATTTAAGAGGTTTTTCGGAATCACTAAGAATCACTTTGGAACAGACCTTGATAATTGCGTTGATATCGAGTATGATACTCCGGAAGGTTAtccaaagttcaaagttttgcATGCGGAAGATAAAGCTCTTCCTTATGAAGCACGTATCATTTATGGTGCTTCTTACCTTTACCACGAAGCACAGAATCCTAAAAGGTTGATATTTTTAGGATTGGGCAAGTCCAATGAGTCTTTGATCTTACCAGTTGAGGCAAATGACAGTTCCAACTTAATGCAATTCAACCACGAATATGCAAGAAGCTTTAACGATCAACCTTTCGTTTCTCTTGAGGAACTTGTCAAGAAGGTTTCACTGACCTTGAATTTGAATAGTGATAAGGTGCTACCAATCAATGAACTGGACGTTATCAAAGACACCCCGCGCTTAATGAATCACAACAACCAGGGACTGAGCATAGACAAGAGCTCATTTCAATGGGATCTGGAAAGGGAATTACAGTTGTTAGAACATAGAACCAGTCAAGTTAATGACGTGGAAGGCCTTGATGCGGGTATTTATTCAACAATTCAATGTGAAATGCGCTCTATGTacgatttttcaaaatactTCCATGAATCAAAAGTCTCTGGTAAATATCTTCCTTCTGGAGAGCACTATGACTGGCGATTTTTTAATGGTTTTTACCTTTCTCAGCAGGAGAATCTAGCTGTCCTGCACAGGTTAGGAAGAGCATGGCTACGCTTTTCTCGTGCTGCTGGTTTACATACATGGATTGCTCACGGGACACTGTTGGGTTGGTATTGGAATGGTCTGATTCTGCCGTGGGATCAGGATCTTGATGTTCAAATGACTGTACAATCATTGTATCTGTTGGGAAGGAATTTCAACAGCTCTCTTGTAACTGATGTTAGTATTGAAGATGGCTACAGCTCAGCATTGGGACATTACTATATTGACGTTGGAtcctccttctttgttAGGGATAAACTAAATGGTAACAATGCTATAGATGCACGTTTCGTTGATACTGAGACCGGGTTGTATGTTGATATAACTGCATTGGCTTTTACAGATCACTTAAAACTAAAACTCACtaccaaagagaaagttgaGCTACAGAAGGTTATGGATCCAAATgtaaaggaaaaattgCAGTGGATCAAAAATAAATATTCAACGGCCACGCTACCGGGTGTGATAGAAACAGATAGGAATAAAGTATCTGATGCGCTAGAGAAGCAATTTCATGATTTCAAGTTCGAcaattttgtcaacaaaGAGTTGTTTCACTGTCGAAATAACCATTTCTACAAATATGGAGAGGTTGGCCGATTACGGAGCACTATGTTTGAGGGCGTTCCTGCCCTTATACCATTTGAATTTGAGTCCATACTGAAACGAGAATATCCTAAAGGTCTAACTTTGAAGCATTTCTCCAATCATTTTTGGGATCCAGTGAACCGATTGTGGGTaccagaaaagaagaaaaaaattagaCACATAGAGTTTTCACTTACGAAGGAAGTTACAGAAAGCCacaagaaagaacttgcACAGATCCATGGGAACGAAACGGGTATAACCTCCGACTTCGCATATTCTCCTTTCAGAATAGATCCCTGGCTGTCTCGATACAGGAAAAAAATGACTAGGAGCCAATAA
- a CDS encoding 60S ribosomal protein L28, whose translation MPTRFSATRKHRGNVSAGKGRVGKHRKHPGGRGKAGGQHHHRTNMDKYHPGYFGKVGMRHFRLQQARYWRPVINIQNLWSLIPEEKREDALKNSSASSAVVIDTLANGYGKVLGKGSLPNIPIIVKARFVSKEAEQSIRAVGGVVELVA comes from the coding sequence ATGCCTACCAGATTCTCAGCAACCAGAAAGCACAGAGGTAATGTCTCTGCCGGTAAAGGTCGTGTTGGTAAGCACAGAAAGCATCCCGGTGGTCGTGGTAAGGCCGGTGGTCAACACCACCACAGAACCAACATGGACAAGTACCATCCAGGTTACTTCGGAAAGGTTGGTATGAGACACTTCCGTTTACAACAAGCTCGTTACTGGCGCCCAGTAATTAACATCCAGAACTTGTGGTCTTTGATTCCTGAAGAGAAGAGAGAAGAtgctttgaagaactcttctgcttcttctgcCGTCGTTATTGACACTTTGGCCAATGGTTATGGTAAGGTCCTTGGTAAGGGTTCTTTGCCAAACATCCCAATTATCGTCAAGGCTAGATTTGTTTCCAAGGAGGCTGAGCAAAGTATCAGAGCTGTTGGTGGTGTTGTTGAATTAGTTGCTTAA
- a CDS encoding SUMO-conjugating enzyme involved in the Smt3p conjugation pathway, which translates to MSSLCKSRLQEERKQWRKDHPFGFFAKPSKSPDGSLNLMYWTAGIPGKASTIWENAVYPITITFPEDYPSKPPKIKFPAGFYHPNVYPSGTICLSILNEEEDWRPAITLKQIVLGIQELLNNPNPDSPAQEPAWRAFGKDRPTYEKKVKEQALKYSK; encoded by the exons ATGAGTAGCTTGTGCAAAAGTCgacttcaagaagaaag AAAACAATGGAGAAAAGATCACCCTTTCGGGTTTTTTGCAAAACCTTCAAAATCGCCTGATGGATCACTGAATTTGATGTATTGGACAGCAGGTATTCCTGGAAAGGCCAGTACCATCTGGGAAAATGCAGTATACCCAATCACAATAACATTTCCAGAGGACTATCCATCAAAGCCACCCAAAATCAAGTTTCCTGCTGGCTTCTACCACCCTAACGTTTATCCATCAGGCACAATTTGTCTATCTATattgaatgaagaagaagactgGAGACCTGCCATAACCCTAAAGCAGATTGTCCTGGGAATACAAGAACTCCTTAACAACCCAAACCCAGACTCCCCTGCACAAGAACCTGCATGGAGAGCGTTTGGAAAAGATAGACCAACATACGAAAAGAAGGTGAAGGAGCAGGCCTTGAAGTACTCCAAATGA
- a CDS encoding UDP-N-acetyl-glucosamine-1-P transferase: MQQLPKIGLLAVSMALICHTYSPLQPIQSSIGFAVLGYLLSDYLIPATAPYFIKIGLFGKDLSKKDKPVIPETIGIIPAVVYLFIMFSFIPFMFFKFLVVDTSGGGSRDTGVDLETADSNYFPHNKLSSYLSGILSLESMVLLGLLDDLFDIRWRHKFFLPAIAAIPLLIVYYVDFGVTHILIPTFIKNIFGFEAVSIDLGALYYGYMAAVAIFCPNSINILAGINGLEVGQSVVLAVLLLLNDFCYLIPASLRSTPAYETHLMSTCILVPFLGVSLSLLKFNWYPAKVFVGDTFCYFSGMVFAFVGISGHFSKTLLLFFLPQIFNFVYSIPQLFGLVECPRHRLPRFNEEDNMMYPSHAVFKKRLPKLIEKGMLILEALGLLEVVKEEMKTDNKTEIIIKECSNFTLINLVLVWFGPMREDRLCFVILLLQFSIGLISLVARHTIAALLFGYDNLSIFNLSILSSN; this comes from the coding sequence ATGCAACAATTACCCAAAATAGGACTATTGGCAGTATCAATGGCATTGATTTGCCACACATATTCTCCATTGCAACCTATACAGTCCTCAATTGGTTTCGCAGTTCTGGGATATTTGTTATCAGACTACCTCATCCCTGCCACGGCGCCCtatttcatcaagattGGTCTATTTGGAAAGGACTTGAGTAAGAAAGATAAACCAGTCATTCCGGAAACGATTGGAATTATTCCTGCTGTAGTCTATCTTTTTATCATGTTCTCATTTATCCCATTCATgtttttcaagtttctaGTCGTGGATACTAGTGGAGGAGGATCTAGGGACACAGGTGTCGATTTGGAGACAGCTGACTCCAATTATTTTCCACACAACAAACTATCTTCATATCTAAGTGGTATACTTTCGTTGGAAAGCATGGTATTGTTAGGACTGTTAGATGATCTCTTTGATATAAGATGGAGGcacaagttctttcttcccGCTATTGCAGCTATACCTTTATTGATCGTCTATTATGTTGACTTTGGTGTTACACATATCCTTATCCCTactttcatcaagaacatctttggatttgaagcCGTTTCCATAGATTTAGGTGCTCTGTATTATGGATATATGGCAGCCGTCGCCATATTTTGTCCGAACTCTATAAACATTCTTGCTGGAATCAATGGTCTTGAGGTTGGGCAGAGTGTGGTTTTGGCAGTTCTTTTACTACTGAATGATTTCTGCTATCTAATTCCAGCGTCTCTTAGATCAACTCCCGCATATGAAACACATCTGATGTCAACGTGTATTTTAGTGCCCTTTCTAGGAGTCTCCCTTAGccttttgaaattcaacTGGTACCCCGCTAAAGTATTTGTAGGTGATACTTTCTGTTATTTTAGTGGTATGGTCTTTGCATTTGTTGGTATTTCAGgtcatttttcaaagacactGTTActgttttttcttccccagattttcaactttgtttACTCCATTCCACAATTGTTTGGCCTTGTAGAATGCCCAAGACATAGGCTGCCCCGGttcaatgaagaagataacATGATGTATCCTTCTCATGCTGTGTTTAAAAAACGATTGCCCAAACTTATAGAAAAGGGCATGCTaattttggaagctttAGGACTATTAGAGGTTgttaaagaagaaatgaaGACTGACAATAAGACCGAGATAATAATCAAAGAGTGTTCCAATTTTACCCTTATCAACCTTGTACTGGTTTGGTTTGGGCCAATGAGAGAAGATAGGTTGTGCTTTGTCATTCTACTACTGCAATTCAGCATTGGATTGATAAGTCTCGTGGCAAGACATACAATTGCAGCACTTCTATTTGGATACGATAATCTTAGTATTTTCAATCTCAGCATACTGAGTTCCAACTAA
- a CDS encoding Putative transporter, member of the SLC10 carrier family, which translates to MSGRKTSSYTLTEESPESTSTIQDIREEDQVAPGPQQEAPKQSHIQKWLSDHPKVYAVLSWIWKFWLKQWFLICLGPAVALAHAYPNFARHDGTIRSEYTINYGAVAIIFFISGLTMKTKDFLKNFGHWRAHFTVLSCSFLLTSSIIYGIACGIRAAHDSNIDDWMLAGLIVTACCPTTVSSNVVMTEQAHGNVFLSICEVIIGNVLGGFITPALVQMYLTGSWDFANPALDSSVTDVYRNVMQQVGCAVFVPVFVGQVLQNLFPAKVKWCAVKFRLSKVGTFMLLLIMWASFSTAFYQDAFTSVPSASIIFLCFFNLGIYLFFTVICYLYSRPRFLLSIFHDEPTPQHSKYYRWGYKTFRPFYYNRPDTVSVMLCGAAKTAALGVSLVTSQYGEDSPHLGQLLVPLVLYQSEQVAAAQVLVPFMKRWIHSDPEYVDKDGNMPNKYPQGNDEEVSTSGSK; encoded by the coding sequence ATGAGTGGACGCAAAACCAGCTCCTATACCTTGACAGAAGAGTCGCCGGAATCAACCTCAACAATTCAGGATATACGAGAGGAAGACCAAGTTGCTCCAGGGCCCCAGCAAGAAGCACCTAAACAGTCACATATCCAAAAATGGTTAAGCGATCATCCTAAAGTATACGCAGTTTTATCTTGGATATGGAAATTTTGGTTGAAACAGTGGTTTCTCATATGTTTGGGCCCTGCGGTTGCTCTAGCTCATGCATACCCAAATTTTGCCAGACATGATGGAACCATTAGGTCAGAGTATACTATCAACTACGGAGCCGTAGCTATCAtattcttcatctctgGTCTTACTATGAAAACCaaagactttttgaagaactttggaCACTGGAGAGCCCATTTCACAGTGTTAAGCTGCTCGTTTCTACTTACTTCTTCTATCATTTACGGTATAGCGTGCGGTATAAGAGCTGCTCATGATTCCAATATCGATGACTGGATGTTAGCAGGACTTATTGTTACCGCATGTTGTCCAACCACTGTGAGTAGTAACGTTGTCATGACAGAACAAGCTCATGGTAATGTTTTCTTGAGTATTTGCGAAGTTATTATTGGCAATGTTTTAGGGGGTTTCATCACACCTGCTCTGGTGCAAATGTATCTGACAGGTAGCTGGGATTTTGCCAATCCTGCACTTGATAGTTCGGTTACCGATGTTTATCGAAACGTGATGCAACAGGTAGGTTGTGCTGTGTTTGTGCCTGTCTTTGTGGGCCAAGTCCTGCAGAATCTCTTTCCTGCAAAAGTCAAATGGTGTGCAGTTAAATTCAGACTTAGCAAAGTTGGCACATTCATGTTATTGTTAATTATGTGGGCCTCTTTTTCGACAGCATTCTATCAAGATGCATTTACCTCAGTCCCAAGTGCATCGATTatatttctttgttttttcaacttggGTATCTATCTATTTTTCACTGTGATTTGCTACCTCTATTCTCGGCCAAGATTTCTCctttcaattttccatGACGAACCGACTCCTCAACATTCGAAATATTACCGATGGGGCTATAAGACCTTTAGACCTTTTTACTACAATAGACCTGACACAGTTTCTGTTATGCTTTGTGGAGCTGCCAAGACTGCTGCTTTGGGTGTTTCTCTGGTTACCTCTCAATATGGAGAGGATAGCCCACATTTAGGACAGTTACTTGTTCCTCTAGTCCTGTATCAATCTGAACAGGTTGCTGCCGCTCAGGTACTAGTGCCATTTATGAAGAGATGGATTCATTCTGACCCCGAGTACGTTGATAAAGATGGCAATATGCCAAACAAATACCCACAAGGTAATGACGAAGAAGTATCCACCAGTGGTTCCAAGTAA